Proteins co-encoded in one Papaver somniferum cultivar HN1 chromosome 5, ASM357369v1, whole genome shotgun sequence genomic window:
- the LOC113278369 gene encoding flotillin-like protein 4 produces the protein MVSYRVAKASEYLVITGCGIPDIKLAKKAWILPGQTYSRFDISPVNYTFEVQAMSLEKLPFVLPAVFTIGPKIDDHDSLLKYAKLLSSHERHAHEVRDLVLGIIEGETRVLATSMTMEAVFRGAKEFKQEVFDKVQLELNQFGLWIYNANIKQLVDVPGHEYFSYLGQKIQKEAENQAKIDVAEAKMKGEVGAKLRQGQTIQTAAKIDAETKIVGTQRQGEGKKEELKVNAEIKIFGNQRDADVAETNAELATKKAGWAQSAELAQVESVKAVAIKEAELQREVELKNALTQIEKLKARYLSKASVEYDVKVQEANWELYKKQKQAEAVLFEKQKAADAQKLVAEAEFFAKQQAADGELYAKKKEAEGMVAAAEAQGVYVQTLLQEFNGNYAALRDYMMINGGMFQEVAKINASAVQGLQPKISIWTNGDGSSSGNGNCTEGFAEVYKTLPRLFQTVEEQTGMTPPSWLAGPPNTQKSEELTPPLVGRVTNTQRWV, from the exons ATGGTGAGTTACAGAGTAGCAAAAGCTTCTGAATACCTAGTAATAACTGGTTGTGGTATTCCAGACATTAAACTAGCAAAGAAAGCATGGATTCTTCCAGGTCAAACCTATTCTCGTTTCGATATTTCGCCTGTAAACTACACCTTCGAGGTTCAAGCTATGAGTTTAGAAAAGCTTCCTTTTGTTCTTCCTGCTGTTTTCACAATCGGCCCTAAAATTGATGATCATGATTCCTTGTTGAAGTACGCAAAACTTCTTTCGTCTCATGAGCGTCATGCTCATGAAGTTAGGGATCTAGTTCTAGGTATTATCGAAGGAGAAACTAGAGTTCTTGCTACTTCCATGACCATGGAGGCTGTTTTCAGAGGTGCTAAAGAATTCAAGCAAGAGGTGTTTGATAAAGTTCAGTTAGAGCTTAATCAATTTGGGCTGTGGATCTACAATGCGAATATCAAACAGCTTGTTGACGTTCCAGGGCATGAGTATTTTTCGTATTTGGGGCAAAAGATTCAGAAGGAAGCTGAAAATCAAGCGAAAATTGATGTTGCAGAAGCAAAGATGAAAGGTGAAGTTGGTGCCAAATTGAGGCAGGGACAGACCATACAAACCGCTGCGAAGATCGACGCTGAAACGAAGATTGTTGGAACTCAGAGACAAGGAGAAGGGAAGAAAGAAGAACTTAAGGTTAATGCCGagattaagatctttggaaatcaaAGGGATGCTGATGTTGCTGAAACTAATGCTGAATTAGCTACTAAGAAGGCTGGATGGGCACAATCTGCTGAATTGGCTCAAGTGGAGTCTGTCAAGGCTGTTGCCATTAAAGAGGCTGAGCTGCAGAGGGAGGTGGAGTTGAAGAATGCTTTGACTCAGATTGAGAAATTGAAGGCTCGGTATCTTAGCAAAGCTAGTGTGGAATATGATGTCAAG GTCCAAGAGGCAAACTGGGAGTTATACAAGAAACAAAAGCAAGCAGAAGCTGTTTTATTTGAGAAACAGAAAGCAGCAGATGCTCAAAAACTTGTTGCTGAGGCCGAATTTTTCGCGAAACAACAGGCTGCTGATGGAGAACTGTATGCAAAAAAGAAAGAGGCCGAAGGAATGGTTGCTGCAGCTGAAGCACAAGGAGTTTATGTTCAAACTCTGTTGCAGGAATTTAATGGAAACTATGCTGCATTGAGAGATTATATGATGATTAATGGCGGAATGTTTCAAGAAGTTGCTAAGATTAATGCAAGTGCTGTGCAAGGTCTGCAGCCAAAGATCAGCATATGGACTAATGGAGATGGTTCCTCTTCTGGAAATGGTAACTGTACTGAAGGTTTTGCTGAAGTATACAAGACGCTCCCACGATTGTTTCAAACTGTGGAGGAACAAACTGGAATGACTCCACCTTCATGGTTGGCTGGACCTCCAAACACTCAGAAGTCGGAGGAACTGACCCCGCCGTTGGTTGGACGTGTTACGAACACTCAAAGGTGGGTTTGA